In the Muricauda sp. MAR_2010_75 genome, one interval contains:
- a CDS encoding arylesterase: MFCYFLTFLLLGCGGKTSEKKATEESVTEEETATVTSDSKKKILFFGDSLTAGYGLELGEAYPSIIQQKIDSLGLDYQVINAGLSGETTASGKNRLEWVLEDNISIVIIELGANDGLRGVPLKETESNLKSMVDMVQEKLPNSEIILAGMKIPPNMGPEYTATFEGIFPELAEEENVYLIPFLLENVGGIPELNQSDGIHPTVEGQKIVAQNVWDILGPIL, encoded by the coding sequence ATGTTTTGTTATTTTTTAACCTTCCTACTATTAGGGTGTGGTGGCAAGACCTCAGAAAAAAAAGCAACGGAAGAATCGGTAACGGAGGAGGAAACCGCTACAGTCACCAGTGACTCCAAAAAGAAGATTCTTTTTTTTGGCGATAGCCTAACGGCAGGGTATGGGCTTGAGTTGGGAGAGGCCTACCCATCTATCATTCAGCAAAAGATAGATTCATTGGGATTGGATTACCAAGTCATCAATGCTGGTCTGAGCGGTGAAACCACTGCGAGTGGTAAAAACAGGTTGGAATGGGTGTTGGAGGATAATATTTCCATTGTCATTATTGAATTGGGTGCGAATGATGGACTTAGGGGTGTTCCGCTCAAAGAAACCGAGTCCAACTTAAAATCCATGGTGGATATGGTTCAGGAAAAGTTACCCAATTCCGAAATTATTTTGGCCGGTATGAAGATTCCGCCGAATATGGGTCCAGAATACACGGCTACCTTTGAGGGTATTTTTCCCGAACTGGCAGAAGAGGAAAATGTATACCTTATTCCATTTCTTCTTGAAAATGTGGGAGGTATACCGGAGCTGAACCAAAGTGATGGCATACACCCAACCGTTGAAGGGCAAAAAATAGTTGCTCAAAATGTATGGGATATTTTGGGGCCAATTCTTTAA
- a CDS encoding ABC transporter ATP-binding protein, giving the protein MSKILKVQHLHKTYRSGEHDLTVLNDVSFEVDRGETFAIVGPSGSGKTTLLGLCAGLDITNEGDIWLCGQNLASLDEDGRARLRNEKVGFVFQDFQLLPTLTALENVIVPLELRGIKKAAEQGKELLAKVGLEDRAGHYPSQLSGGEQQRVALARAFANKPSVLFADEPTGNLDDETGAKIEKLLFELNKEQGTALVIVTHDLELAQKTNKSIRLRSGKIEESYS; this is encoded by the coding sequence ATGTCAAAGATATTAAAAGTTCAACATCTTCATAAAACCTATCGAAGCGGAGAACATGACCTCACCGTATTAAATGATGTTTCTTTTGAAGTGGACCGTGGAGAAACCTTTGCCATTGTTGGGCCATCGGGAAGTGGAAAGACAACATTGTTGGGATTATGTGCTGGTTTAGACATTACCAATGAAGGCGATATTTGGTTGTGCGGTCAAAATTTGGCAAGTCTGGATGAGGATGGAAGGGCTAGGTTAAGAAATGAAAAAGTAGGATTTGTGTTTCAGGACTTTCAGTTATTGCCAACGCTCACGGCTTTGGAAAATGTAATTGTTCCCTTGGAACTCCGGGGAATCAAAAAAGCCGCCGAACAAGGAAAAGAGCTGTTGGCAAAAGTTGGATTGGAGGACAGGGCCGGACATTACCCTTCCCAACTATCCGGTGGAGAACAACAACGTGTGGCATTGGCCCGGGCCTTTGCCAATAAACCCTCTGTATTATTTGCCGATGAGCCTACAGGAAATTTAGATGATGAAACCGGAGCAAAAATTGAAAAATTGCTCTTTGAACTCAATAAAGAACAGGGTACCGCTTTGGTGATAGTTACCCACGATTTGGAATTGGCCCAAAAGACGAATAAAAGTATCCGGTTGAGGTCGGGTAAAATAGAGGAAAGCTATAGTTGA
- a CDS encoding VCBS repeat-containing protein: MRTMGVRTCFFLLLLIIGCGKKNSTLFSEIPSATSTITFANQIKETDSININEYLYAYNGGGIGVGDFNNDGLPDLYFTGNQVSNKLYINQGNFVFADETEKAGVAGLMGAKNWTTGVTVVDINNDGWHDIYVSQVSDGKRFEGHNLLFVNNKNGTFSEKASEFGLDLKGYCQQGVFFDYDGDGDLDLFQLNHSVHEQDVYVKAEKRAVRDSLSGDRMLRNDQGSFVDVSEVAGIYGGATGYGLSVMVTDVDNNGCPDIYVSNDFHDNDYLYYNQCNGTFREGIEASMDLSSNFSMGSDAADINNDGLIDIITLDMKPEDEIVRKSSAGEDPYYIYEYKKSFGFEEQGPRNMLQLNQGGKFSEGVTFSELARYSGIEATDWSWSVLLADYDNDGNKDIFVTNGILRRPNDLDYINYDYPIGIGRVPSMQLTQKMPEGKVHNYAYKNAGDLQFSNVSKAWGLDLEGCSMGAVYADFDNDGDLDLAVNNLNAPATLYRNNAEITGQNYLKIRLNGDVSNPFGIGAKVKVELGDKILVQELFPVRGWLSSSDYNLNFGLGNNTQVESVQVHWPDGKVQELHDVKGNETLQLNHKDAVRTSPIDTEKPTFFTSLDSIGLDFQHQENMFIDFNVETLIPHKLSTVGPALCVGDVNQDGLDDIFVGGASGQASQLYLQQTEGDQIHFEKMEVPVFEQDKMAEDVDAHFFDVDNDGDLDLYVVAGSGEAGVEEKNQDRLYRYSDGTFQRDATFPKISDNGSVVIAKDFDENGFVDLFVGSRSVPRSYGLSPKSNVVWNLGARGFQLEEGEELLELGMVTDAAWDEQEQILWVVGEWMPVVKIQFSKGKVKKSELPESSGWWNTITLADINADGKNDLLLGNVGENLGLDASPENPLKLWVKDWDDNGQIDPILVQYKDGKDRVFASLDELKKQMPFMSRIFRRYSNFANKSAYEIFPEEVFENAVIKKAETLKSQIAYSNQKGGFTMKPLPSFAQIAPINDFSLYDYDQNGTEDIVYVGNISGFAPSIGRINASLGGLLLGDGNGAFISSTTKQSGLHSIGDANAARHIGLGSKTGLLVAISNGKLQLYAVTP, from the coding sequence ATGCGTACAATGGGTGTTCGGACTTGTTTTTTTCTTTTACTACTGATTATAGGCTGTGGTAAGAAGAACAGCACCTTGTTCAGTGAAATTCCAAGCGCCACATCAACCATTACGTTTGCAAATCAAATAAAAGAAACCGACTCCATCAACATCAACGAATATTTGTACGCCTACAATGGTGGTGGAATAGGTGTTGGGGATTTCAATAATGATGGACTGCCTGACCTCTATTTTACCGGGAACCAAGTAAGTAACAAACTCTACATCAATCAAGGGAATTTTGTTTTTGCGGATGAGACCGAAAAAGCGGGGGTTGCTGGATTGATGGGTGCAAAAAATTGGACAACGGGGGTTACCGTTGTGGATATCAATAATGATGGTTGGCACGATATTTATGTGTCACAGGTTTCGGATGGAAAACGTTTTGAAGGACATAACTTGCTCTTTGTCAACAATAAAAATGGCACCTTTTCCGAAAAAGCATCTGAATTCGGATTAGATTTAAAAGGGTACTGTCAGCAAGGTGTCTTTTTTGATTACGATGGGGATGGCGATCTGGATTTATTTCAGTTAAATCATTCTGTTCACGAACAGGATGTGTATGTCAAAGCAGAGAAACGAGCGGTCCGGGACAGCTTGTCCGGTGACAGGATGTTAAGGAATGACCAAGGTTCTTTTGTAGATGTTAGCGAGGTAGCCGGAATCTACGGCGGAGCTACCGGATACGGTTTATCTGTGATGGTGACCGATGTGGATAACAATGGATGCCCGGACATCTATGTATCAAACGATTTTCATGATAACGATTACCTATACTATAACCAATGCAATGGAACATTCAGGGAAGGGATTGAGGCCAGTATGGACTTGAGTAGTAATTTTTCAATGGGAAGTGATGCGGCGGATATTAACAATGATGGTCTCATAGATATTATAACTTTGGACATGAAGCCGGAGGATGAAATCGTACGCAAGAGTAGTGCAGGGGAAGACCCTTACTACATCTATGAGTACAAGAAAAGTTTTGGCTTTGAAGAACAAGGACCAAGAAACATGCTGCAGCTAAATCAAGGAGGGAAATTTTCTGAAGGGGTCACATTCAGTGAATTGGCTCGCTATTCAGGCATAGAGGCAACAGATTGGAGTTGGTCCGTATTGTTGGCAGATTATGACAACGACGGCAACAAGGATATTTTTGTTACTAATGGCATATTGCGAAGACCCAATGATTTGGACTATATCAATTACGATTACCCCATAGGAATTGGAAGGGTGCCCAGCATGCAACTCACCCAAAAAATGCCGGAAGGCAAAGTGCACAACTATGCGTATAAGAATGCGGGAGACCTTCAGTTTAGCAATGTTTCGAAAGCATGGGGATTGGACTTGGAGGGATGTTCTATGGGGGCGGTGTATGCAGATTTTGATAACGATGGTGATTTGGATTTGGCCGTCAACAATCTCAATGCGCCAGCCACCTTATACAGAAATAATGCGGAGATTACAGGACAGAATTATCTAAAGATAAGACTGAACGGTGATGTTTCCAATCCGTTTGGGATAGGTGCAAAAGTGAAGGTTGAACTAGGTGATAAAATATTGGTTCAGGAATTATTCCCGGTACGGGGATGGTTATCGTCCTCGGACTACAACCTGAACTTTGGTTTGGGAAATAATACCCAAGTAGAATCGGTGCAAGTGCATTGGCCGGATGGAAAAGTTCAAGAGTTACATGACGTTAAGGGTAATGAAACACTTCAGCTGAACCATAAAGATGCCGTTCGTACAAGTCCCATTGATACAGAGAAACCAACATTTTTTACTTCCTTGGATAGTATTGGACTTGATTTTCAGCATCAGGAAAACATGTTCATCGACTTTAATGTCGAAACTTTGATTCCCCATAAACTTTCTACTGTGGGGCCAGCCTTGTGCGTTGGTGATGTGAATCAAGATGGTTTGGACGATATTTTTGTGGGTGGGGCCAGTGGACAAGCTTCGCAACTCTACTTGCAGCAAACGGAGGGAGACCAAATCCATTTTGAAAAGATGGAGGTTCCGGTTTTCGAGCAAGATAAAATGGCAGAAGATGTTGATGCCCACTTTTTTGATGTGGACAATGATGGAGATTTGGACCTATATGTTGTGGCTGGAAGTGGCGAAGCTGGAGTTGAGGAAAAAAATCAGGACAGATTATACCGTTATTCTGACGGCACCTTTCAAAGAGATGCAACCTTTCCGAAAATTTCGGATAATGGTTCGGTGGTAATTGCCAAAGACTTTGATGAAAACGGATTTGTGGACCTTTTTGTGGGTTCTCGCTCTGTTCCCAGAAGTTATGGCCTGTCACCCAAAAGTAATGTTGTATGGAATCTGGGAGCAAGGGGATTCCAATTGGAAGAAGGGGAGGAACTTTTAGAATTGGGAATGGTCACAGATGCGGCATGGGACGAGCAAGAACAAATCTTGTGGGTAGTCGGGGAGTGGATGCCCGTTGTAAAAATCCAATTTTCCAAAGGAAAGGTGAAAAAAAGTGAGCTTCCTGAGTCCAGTGGTTGGTGGAACACGATAACCTTGGCGGATATTAATGCGGATGGAAAAAATGATTTGTTACTGGGTAATGTCGGTGAAAATTTAGGCTTGGACGCTTCACCGGAAAATCCCTTGAAACTTTGGGTTAAGGATTGGGATGATAATGGACAAATAGACCCAATTTTGGTACAGTATAAAGATGGAAAAGATAGAGTATTCGCCAGTTTGGATGAATTAAAAAAGCAAATGCCCTTCATGTCTCGGATTTTTCGGAGATACTCCAACTTTGCCAACAAAAGTGCGTATGAAATCTTTCCTGAAGAAGTGTTTGAAAATGCGGTGATCAAAAAGGCCGAAACACTTAAGTCACAAATTGCATACAGCAACCAGAAAGGCGGGTTTACCATGAAGCCCCTGCCCAGTTTTGCTCAAATTGCGCCAATTAATGATTTTTCATTGTATGATTATGACCAGAATGGTACGGAAGACATCGTTTATGTAGGAAACATTTCCGGTTTTGCCCCATCCATAGGTCGAATCAATGCCTCTTTGGGAGGATTGTTGTTGGGTGATGGGAACGGAGCATTTATCTCAAGCACTACAAAGCAATCAGGCTTGCACAGTATAGGTGATGCCAATGCCGCTAGACACATTGGTTTGGGTTCCAAGACAGGATTATTGGTGGCGATCAGCAATGGAAAGCTTCAGTTGTACGCAGTAACCCCATAG
- a CDS encoding arabinan endo-1,5-alpha-L-arabinosidase, which translates to MKVKKLVLILAFGLMTLSWAQQMPVVHDPVVIKEDNTYHLFCTGRGISHLVSQDLKNWEKLVPVFQEKPVWTDEVVPDFKNHIWAPDIIHKNGMYYLYYSVSAFGKNTSAIGLVINTTLDPKSEDYKWEDQGIIVQSVPNRDMWNAIDPNIVFDENGIPWMSFGSFWNGLKMVKLSTDLKSVSHPEEWRTIAKRPRSFNLEDNNPGDAALEAPFIFKKGDYYYLFLSWDFCCRGENSTYKAVVGRSKSATGPFVDSEGKALNQGGGTLLIEGNKNWSGVGHNSVYTFDGKDYYFSHAYDANDNGAPKLVVKEITWVNDWPTVQPMN; encoded by the coding sequence ATGAAGGTAAAGAAACTGGTTCTCATACTGGCGTTTGGTTTAATGACCCTCTCTTGGGCACAGCAAATGCCCGTTGTTCATGATCCTGTGGTCATCAAAGAAGATAATACCTACCATCTCTTCTGTACGGGAAGGGGGATTTCTCATTTGGTTTCCCAAGATTTGAAAAATTGGGAGAAGCTAGTGCCCGTTTTCCAAGAGAAACCTGTTTGGACCGATGAAGTTGTTCCAGATTTTAAGAATCATATCTGGGCTCCGGATATCATCCATAAGAATGGGATGTACTATCTCTACTATTCGGTTTCTGCTTTTGGAAAAAACACCTCAGCCATTGGGCTGGTCATCAATACAACTTTGGACCCCAAAAGCGAAGACTATAAATGGGAAGATCAAGGTATTATTGTTCAATCCGTACCCAATAGAGACATGTGGAATGCCATTGACCCCAACATTGTTTTTGATGAAAACGGTATCCCTTGGATGTCATTTGGCTCTTTTTGGAATGGTTTAAAAATGGTAAAGTTGAGTACGGATTTAAAGTCTGTATCTCACCCTGAAGAATGGAGAACCATCGCAAAAAGACCGCGGAGTTTTAATTTGGAGGATAATAACCCAGGGGATGCCGCACTGGAGGCCCCTTTTATTTTCAAAAAGGGAGACTATTACTACCTGTTCTTATCTTGGGATTTTTGTTGCCGTGGAGAGAATAGTACCTATAAAGCAGTGGTTGGCCGTTCAAAATCTGCAACAGGCCCTTTTGTCGATTCCGAAGGAAAAGCCCTAAACCAGGGTGGTGGAACTTTATTGATTGAAGGCAATAAGAACTGGTCCGGCGTAGGACATAACAGTGTCTATACTTTTGATGGGAAAGATTACTATTTCAGTCATGCTTATGATGCAAATGATAATGGTGCCCCCAAATTGGTGGTAAAGGAAATCACTTGGGTCAATGATTGGCCCACAGTGCAACCCATGAATTAA
- a CDS encoding ABC transporter permease — protein sequence MDGELKKRTGIGWLFKMAWRDGKASYGKLLLFIFSITLGVAAVVSVHSFSGLLKENIALQSKELLGADFVIESDKPVNDRVMGIMDSLGGADAREINFLSMGAFPGNEGTKLVEVRGVEGNFPFYGGLETDPKTAIDDFRKDGALVDATTMLQFNLKVGDSIKLGAVTLPIAGGLKTVPGSNSVFGAIAPPVLIPFNYIDATGLVQTGSRIDYKYYFKAQEGQDMEVLNDALDPILDNEDADIDTHVSEARRMGRRYENFGKFLNLVGFISLLLGCVGIASGMSIYIRMKLKSIAVLKCLGATKYQSYLIFFVQIAFMGIIGGLLGTLFGYFIQQLFPILLGDLLPIDVGISLSFQDVALGLALGITMSVLFALYPLIRTLYVSPLQALRVVEEGKPRSSKVTVAVGAGIVLFVLGFSFWLLGDFERSLYFVIGLSTVFLILTGVAKFFMALLKRFFPYSWSFTARHGLQNLFRPQNQTLILVLSIGIGTFLISTLYFTKDMLLQKASIEDNANSANMILMDIQNGQADAVSNTIKASGMPVIDLIPIVTMRVESLKGRPVEEIRKDTTSQVSRWILNHEFRVTYRDSLINSEQTINGEWPASRRYSSIPISVSEDFANRSQVTLGDEVTFNVQGRIMQTIVVSIRAVDWSRLQPNFSIVFPSRFLENAPQFKVMTTRTGDDESSAQLQQKLVKAFPNVSILDLKRMLTLLEDILGKISWVINFMAFFSIFVGVAVLMGAIYSSKHQRVKQGALLRTLGAKGSQILSIIAIEYAVLGFLGAFMGVILAVLANFLLAWTLFDMTFAPSLVPFLVIMPFIILLVFLLGIGNSLAIVRNSPLVVLRKEKE from the coding sequence ATGGACGGAGAGCTGAAAAAGAGAACAGGTATAGGGTGGTTGTTCAAAATGGCATGGCGTGATGGAAAAGCGAGCTATGGCAAATTACTGTTATTTATTTTCTCGATTACCCTTGGAGTAGCGGCGGTTGTTAGTGTTCACTCGTTCAGTGGACTCCTCAAAGAGAACATTGCACTGCAGTCCAAAGAACTTTTGGGCGCCGATTTTGTAATTGAAAGTGACAAACCGGTCAATGATCGGGTAATGGGCATCATGGACTCCCTGGGCGGAGCTGATGCAAGGGAGATTAATTTTCTTTCCATGGGTGCTTTTCCGGGAAATGAGGGCACAAAGCTTGTGGAAGTGCGCGGCGTTGAAGGCAATTTTCCTTTTTATGGAGGCCTAGAGACAGACCCCAAAACGGCCATTGATGATTTTCGGAAGGATGGCGCATTGGTCGATGCCACTACGATGCTCCAATTCAATCTTAAAGTGGGGGATAGCATTAAGTTGGGGGCGGTTACGCTTCCCATTGCAGGCGGTTTAAAAACCGTGCCCGGTAGTAATTCGGTTTTTGGGGCCATTGCACCCCCGGTACTCATTCCCTTCAATTATATCGATGCTACGGGCCTCGTGCAAACCGGAAGCCGTATTGACTATAAATATTATTTCAAGGCCCAGGAAGGTCAGGATATGGAAGTACTCAATGATGCGCTTGATCCAATCCTTGATAATGAAGATGCAGATATTGATACCCATGTATCCGAGGCACGGCGAATGGGCAGACGGTACGAAAACTTCGGAAAATTCTTGAATTTGGTTGGTTTCATTTCCCTCCTATTGGGCTGTGTGGGTATCGCAAGCGGTATGAGTATCTACATCAGAATGAAACTCAAGTCCATTGCTGTGCTCAAATGTTTGGGAGCAACAAAATACCAGAGTTACCTCATTTTCTTTGTTCAGATAGCCTTTATGGGTATAATCGGCGGTCTCTTGGGCACTTTGTTCGGATATTTTATCCAGCAACTGTTCCCAATACTTCTTGGGGATCTATTGCCCATTGATGTTGGAATATCCCTTTCCTTTCAAGATGTCGCTTTGGGACTCGCCTTAGGGATTACCATGTCCGTATTATTTGCACTATATCCTTTGATCAGGACTTTGTATGTTTCTCCTTTGCAAGCTTTGCGCGTAGTTGAAGAAGGAAAGCCTCGCTCATCCAAAGTAACCGTAGCAGTAGGGGCGGGCATTGTCCTTTTTGTGTTAGGTTTTTCATTTTGGCTTCTAGGAGATTTTGAACGATCTCTCTATTTTGTGATTGGCTTAAGTACTGTGTTCTTGATTCTTACCGGGGTGGCTAAATTCTTTATGGCATTGTTGAAACGATTTTTTCCCTACTCGTGGAGTTTTACTGCCAGACACGGATTACAGAATTTGTTCAGACCGCAAAACCAGACCCTTATTCTGGTCCTGTCCATAGGAATTGGAACCTTTTTGATCAGCACACTGTATTTTACAAAGGATATGCTCCTGCAGAAGGCCTCCATTGAGGACAATGCCAATAGTGCCAATATGATTTTAATGGACATTCAAAATGGGCAGGCCGATGCAGTATCCAATACCATCAAAGCTTCGGGAATGCCGGTGATAGATTTGATTCCCATTGTGACCATGCGGGTCGAAAGCTTAAAAGGAAGGCCTGTGGAGGAAATTCGAAAAGATACCACATCGCAGGTAAGCCGTTGGATATTGAACCATGAGTTCAGGGTAACCTATCGCGACAGTCTTATCAATTCTGAACAAACTATAAATGGTGAATGGCCAGCTTCAAGGCGATACTCTTCTATTCCAATTTCGGTAAGTGAAGATTTTGCGAACAGGTCTCAGGTAACATTGGGGGACGAGGTCACGTTCAATGTGCAAGGAAGGATTATGCAGACTATTGTGGTAAGTATCAGGGCAGTGGATTGGAGCAGGCTGCAACCCAACTTTTCCATTGTTTTTCCATCCCGTTTTCTAGAGAATGCCCCTCAATTTAAAGTTATGACAACCAGAACGGGGGACGATGAAAGTTCAGCACAGCTGCAACAGAAACTGGTGAAAGCATTTCCCAACGTTTCTATTTTGGACCTGAAGCGTATGTTGACGCTTTTGGAGGATATTTTGGGCAAAATCAGTTGGGTGATAAACTTTATGGCCTTTTTTAGCATTTTTGTTGGCGTAGCTGTTCTTATGGGAGCCATTTATAGCAGTAAGCACCAACGTGTAAAACAGGGAGCTTTGTTAAGGACCTTGGGTGCTAAAGGGTCACAGATTTTGAGCATAATTGCTATTGAGTATGCCGTTTTGGGATTTCTAGGGGCTTTTATGGGAGTGATACTGGCCGTTTTGGCTAACTTTTTATTGGCCTGGACACTGTTTGATATGACATTTGCCCCTTCGTTGGTACCTTTCCTTGTGATTATGCCATTTATAATCTTGCTGGTATTTCTTCTGGGTATTGGGAACAGTTTGGCAATCGTTAGAAACTCTCCTCTTGTTGTATTGAGAAAAGAAAAGGAATAA